A genome region from Pseudomonas pergaminensis includes the following:
- a CDS encoding NUDIX hydrolase, whose translation MPSTIRIAAALLIGSDGQTLLVRKRGTQAFMQPGGKIDAGEQPADALARELHEELNLRIEPGAAVYLGKFSAPAVNEPGFTVEAELFQVQIDVPVSPAAEIEEVRWIDPAGDGGLALAPLTRDLILPFYRASLTA comes from the coding sequence ATGCCCTCCACCATCCGCATCGCCGCCGCCCTCCTGATCGGCAGCGACGGCCAGACCCTGCTGGTGCGCAAGCGCGGCACGCAAGCCTTCATGCAACCTGGCGGCAAGATCGACGCGGGTGAGCAACCTGCCGACGCGCTGGCCCGTGAGCTGCACGAAGAACTGAACCTGCGCATTGAGCCCGGCGCGGCGGTCTACCTTGGCAAGTTTTCCGCACCGGCGGTCAATGAGCCGGGTTTTACCGTGGAAGCCGAGCTGTTCCAAGTGCAGATTGACGTGCCGGTGAGCCCGGCGGCGGAGATCGAAGAAGTGCGCTGGATCGACCCGGCTGGCGACGGAGGCCTGGCCCTGGCACCGTTGACGCGGGATCTGATCCTGCCGTTTTATCGTGCATCGCTGACGGCATGA